In Mycolicibacter virginiensis, the DNA window TGGCACGATGAGCGTCCCCGTGCTTCCCGACCTGCGCCAAGAGGTCCACGACGCCGCCCGCCGCGCGAGGGTCGCCTCGCGTTCCCTGACGGCGCTGTCCACCGCGGCCAAGAACAGTGCGCTGAATGCCGCAGCCGATGCGCTGCTGGCCCACGCCGACGACATCTTGGCCGCTAATGACCGTGATGTTGCCGCTGCCCGTGACGCCGGCACGCCCGAGGCCATCTTGGACCGGCTGGCGCTGACCAAGTCTCGGGTTGACGGCATCGCCGCCGGACTGCGTCAGGTCGCCGGGCTGCCCGACCCGGTCGGTGAGGTACTGCGCGGCTACACCCTGCCCAACGGACTGCTGCTGCGTCAGCAGCGCGTCCCGCTGGGCGTGGTGGGCATGGTCTACGAGGGCCGGCCCAACGTCACCGTCGACGCATTCGGGCTGACGCTGAAGTCCGGCAACGCCGCGCTGCTGCGCGGCAGTTCGTCGGCGGCGCACTCCAACCAGGCCCTGGTCGACGTGCTGCGCGGCGCTCTGGAGGCTGAAGACCTGCCCGCCGACGCGGTGCAGCTGCTGTCGTCGGCCGATCGCGCCACCGTCACCCACTTGATCCAGGCCCGCGGACTCGTCGACGTGGTGATCCCGCGCGGCGGGGCCGGGCTGATCGAAGCCGTGGTGCGCGACGCGTTGGTGCCCACCATCGAGACCGGTGTCGGCAACTGCCACGTCTACGTCCATGAGGCCGCCGACCTCGACATCGCCGAGCAGGTGCTGTTGAACTCCAAGACCCGTCGGCCCAGTGTCTGCAATGCCGCTGAGACCCTGCTGATCGACAAGGCGATCGCCGCATCCGCAGTGCCTCGGCTGGTGGACGCGTTGACCGCGGCCGGAGTAGCGGTGCACGGTGACGCCGAGGACGCCGCTGCCGAGGACCACCTGCGTCGCGAATACCTGGCGATGGACATCGCGCTGTCGGTGGTCGACGGGCTCGAAGACGCGATCGACCACATCAACGAATACGGCACCGGCCACACCGAGGCCATCGTCACCACCAACATGGCGGCCGCCCAGCGATTCAGCGAGCAGGTCGACGCCGCGGCGGTGATGGTCAACGCTTCCACGGCGTTCACCGACGGCGAGCAGTTCGGCTTTGGTGCCGAGATCGGCATCTCCACCCAGAAACTGCACGCCCGGGGGCCGATGGGGCTGCCGGAGCTGACGTCGACCAAATGGATCGTGTGGGGTGACGGCCACACCCGTCCCGTCTAAGGAGCCCTAGCCCGTATGGAAAAGCCCGCCGTTCCCGCCACCCCGGCCCGCCAAGCGCCGCTGTTTTCCGATATCGACGACGTCGCCCGGCGGCTGGCCGAGACGGGGTACCTGGCCGACACCGCCACCACCACGGCGGTGTTCCTGGCCGACCGGCTGGGCAAACCGCTGCTGGTGGAGGGTCCGGCCGGGGTCGGCAAGACCGAACTGGCCCGCGCGGTGGCCGCGGCCACCGGTTCCGGGCTGGTGCGGTTGCAGTGCTACGAGGGTGTTGACGAGGCCCGGGCGTTGTATGAGTGGAACCACGCCAAGCAGATTCTGCGCATTCAGTCGGGAACCAACGGCGGCGACTGGGACGCCACCAAGATGGACGTGTTCTCCGAGGAGTTCCTGCTGTCGCGTCCGCTGCTGACCGCGATCCGGCGCACCGATCCGACGGTGCTGCTGATCGACGAGACCGACAAGGCCGACATCGAGATCGAGGGTCTGCTGTTGGAGGTGCTCTCCGACTTCGCGGTCACCGTCCCGGAACTGGGCACGATCACCGCAACGCGCACCCCGTTCACGGTGTTGACCTCCAACGCCACCCGGGAACTGTCCGAGGCACTCAAGCGCCGCTGCCTGTTCCTGCACATCGACTTCCCCGACCCGGACTTGGAGCGCCGCATTCTGCTGTCGCGGGTACCCGAGTTGCCGGAGCATCTGGCCGCCGAGCTGGTGCGCATCATCGCGGTGCTGCGCGGCATGCAGCTCAAGAAACTTCCGTCGGTGGCCGAGACCATCGACTGGGGCCGCACCATCTTGGCCCTGGGCATGGACACCATCGACGATGCCACCGTCGCTGCCACCCTGGGGGTCGTGCTCAAGCACCAATCCGATCAGGTGCGGGCATCCGGAGAGCTGCGACTGAATTAATGGACATCTGATGGTTCGCCGCACCCGCCCGTCGCAACCCCTTGCCCCGCACGGAATTCCGGGGCACCTGGTGGGTTTCGTGGAAGCGCTGCGCGGACAGGGCATTTCGGTGGGCCCCTCAGAGACCGTCGACGCCGGACGGGTGCTGACCGCGATCGGACTCGACGACCGGGAAGTGCTGCGGGAAGGGCTGGCCTGCGCGGTGCTGCGCCGGCCCGATCACCGCGACACCTACGACGCCATGTTCGATCTGTGGTTCCCGGCCGCGCTGGGCGGGCGCACCGTGGTGGTCGAGGGCGAGGAGGCTGATCCGTCGGACGCTGTGCCGCTGCCGGAGGAC includes these proteins:
- a CDS encoding glutamate-5-semialdehyde dehydrogenase; protein product: MSVPVLPDLRQEVHDAARRARVASRSLTALSTAAKNSALNAAADALLAHADDILAANDRDVAAARDAGTPEAILDRLALTKSRVDGIAAGLRQVAGLPDPVGEVLRGYTLPNGLLLRQQRVPLGVVGMVYEGRPNVTVDAFGLTLKSGNAALLRGSSSAAHSNQALVDVLRGALEAEDLPADAVQLLSSADRATVTHLIQARGLVDVVIPRGGAGLIEAVVRDALVPTIETGVGNCHVYVHEAADLDIAEQVLLNSKTRRPSVCNAAETLLIDKAIAASAVPRLVDALTAAGVAVHGDAEDAAAEDHLRREYLAMDIALSVVDGLEDAIDHINEYGTGHTEAIVTTNMAAAQRFSEQVDAAAVMVNASTAFTDGEQFGFGAEIGISTQKLHARGPMGLPELTSTKWIVWGDGHTRPV
- a CDS encoding AAA family ATPase codes for the protein MEKPAVPATPARQAPLFSDIDDVARRLAETGYLADTATTTAVFLADRLGKPLLVEGPAGVGKTELARAVAAATGSGLVRLQCYEGVDEARALYEWNHAKQILRIQSGTNGGDWDATKMDVFSEEFLLSRPLLTAIRRTDPTVLLIDETDKADIEIEGLLLEVLSDFAVTVPELGTITATRTPFTVLTSNATRELSEALKRRCLFLHIDFPDPDLERRILLSRVPELPEHLAAELVRIIAVLRGMQLKKLPSVAETIDWGRTILALGMDTIDDATVAATLGVVLKHQSDQVRASGELRLN